Proteins from a genomic interval of Zingiber officinale cultivar Zhangliang chromosome 1B, Zo_v1.1, whole genome shotgun sequence:
- the LOC122050765 gene encoding cytochrome c oxidase subunit 5C-like has protein sequence MAAHKIAHAALKGPSVVKEICIGLTLGLFAGGLWKMHHWDKQKKTRAFYDMLEKGEISVIVPEE, from the coding sequence ATGGCTGCTCATAAAATTGCACATGCTGCGCTAAAAGGTCCTAGTGTTGTTAAGGAGATCTGCATTGGCCTCACACTCGGACTCTTTGCCGGCGGCCTGTGGAAGATGCACCACTGGGACAAGCAGAAGAAAACAAGAGCTTTCTATGACATGCTGGAGAAGGGCGAAATCAGTGTTATAGTTCCAGAAGAATAA
- the LOC122050743 gene encoding receptor-like protein kinase ANXUR1, with the protein MNPSSGFLRFLHIILLVLAFCVSDGAYVPSDEILLDCGSSSEAADADGRKWLADSTSSKTTLTSKDSTPATAVFQDPSLPSDVPYMTARIFSSESTYRFAVNKSDRHWLRLHFYPSTYNGLPPENSYFSVSTGDGITLLKNFSAYVTAKALTQAYIIKEFSILPSSDGSISLTFTPSDKYNASFAFVNGIEVISMPDIFDQPAQLVGFSDQDVEVGTSAVLTMYRLNVGGQYVPPNNDSSLSRTWYDDSPYLYGAGFGVTFAAGNDLKLQYPEGSPDYFAPTDVYQTARSMGPDPKVNMNYNLTWIFQIDANFTYIVRFHFCELQMTKVNERVFDIFINNRTAQEQADVIGWTSETAVPMHKDYAVFVADQPGEDQIWVALHPSVSAKPEYYDAILNGLEIFKVSDNAGNLAGPNPEPSALLAEAELEDDQPGFESKPNGKLHIITRAAGGAAVASVALAIFLVVYQRKKRTDVNDSAGGNWLPLYGGNSYTGNSTVSGKSTASSHLSNLAAANCRYFSFPEIKKATKSFDESLVIGVGGFGKVYKGIIDEGTKVAIKRSNPSSEQGVNEFQTEIEMLSKLRHKHLVSLIGFCEENGEMILVYDYMGHGTLREHIYKSNKPPLSWKQRLEICIGAARGLHYLHTGARYPIIHRDVKTTNILVDENWVAKVSDFGLSKTGPTMNQSHVSTVVKGSFGYLDPEYFRRQQLTDKSDVYSFGVVLFEVLCARAALNPSLPREQVSLADWALHCQKKGVLGDIVDPLLEGKISPECLKKFAETAEMCLLEHGVDRPSMGSVLWNLEYALQLQESFESGNPVADEGAVKPASAAGDGDSFVAGSGTGEEADALTTTAVFSQLVHPTGR; encoded by the coding sequence ATGAACCCCTCCTCCGGTTTTCTCCGGTTCCTACATATTATCCTTCTAGTTTTGGCATTTTGTGTGTCTGATGGCGCTTATGTGCCCTCCGACGAAATCCTCCTCGACTGCGGCTCCTCCTCGGAGGCTGCCGATGCAGACGGGCGCAAATGGCTGGCCGACTCCACCTCCTCCAAGACCACCCTCACGTCCAAGGACTCGACTCCCGCCACCGCTGTGTTTCAAGACCCATCTCTCCCTTCCGACGTCCCCTACATGACCGCGCGTATCTTCTCCTCGGAGTCCACCTACAGGTTCGCCGTCAACAAGTCCGACCGGCACTGGTTGCGCCTTCACTTCTACCCCTCCACCTACAACGGCCTCCCGCCGGAGAATTCCTACTTCTCCGTCTCCACTGGAGACGGCATCACTCTCCTCAAGAACTTCAGCGCCTACGTCACCGCCAAGGCCCTCACGCAGGCCTACATCATCAAAGAATTCTCCATCTTGCCGTCCTCCGATGGGAGCATCAGCCTCACCTTCACGCCGTCCGACAAGTACAACGCCTCCTTCGCCTTCGTTAACGGCATCGAGGTCATATCGATGCCTGACATCTTTGACCAGCCCGCGCAACTGGTCGGCTTCTCGGATCAAGATGTGGAGGTCGGCACCTCTGCCGTGCTGACCATGTACCGGCTCAACGTCGGAGGCCAGTACGTGCCGCCGAACAACGACTCCAGCCTTAGCCGGACTTGGTACGACGACTCCCCTTACCTCTACGGTGCCGGTTTTGGCGTCACCTTCGCGGCAGGCAACGATCTCAAGCTCCAATACCCAGAAGGATCGCCGGACTACTTCGCCCCTACCGACGTCTACCAGACGGCGAGGTCGATGGGTCCTGACCCGAAGGTCAACATGAACTACAATCTGACATGGATTTTCCAAATCGACGCCAACTTCACCTACATCGTCCGCTTCCACTTTTGCGAGCTCCAGATGACCAAAGTCAACGAGAGAGTGTTCGACATCTTCATCAACAACCGAACCGCTCAAGAGCAAGCCGACGTCATCGGTTGGACCTCTGAGACGGCCGTCCCCATGCACAAGGACTACGCGGTGTTCGTCGCCGATCAGCCCGGTGAAGACCAGATATGGGTGGCACTGCACCCCTCTGTCTCGGCCAAACCCGAGTACTACGACGCCATTCTCAACGGATTGGAGATCTTTAAGGTGAGCGACAATGCCGGAAACTTGGCAGGCCCCAATCCCGAGCCGTCTGCTCTCCTGGCGGAAGCGGAATTGGAGGATGACCAGCCCGGCTTCGAGTCTAAACCCAACGGCAAGCTGCACATAATCACCAGAGCCGCAGGTGGAGCTGCAGTTGCCAGCGTCGCCCTTGCCATTTTCCTCGTGGTCTACCAGCGCAAGAAGAGGACGGACGTTAATGACTCAGCCGGCGGCAACTGGCTTCCTCTCTACGGCGGCAACTCTTACACCGGAAACTCCACGGTATCCGGCAAGAGCACCGCGAGCAGCCATTTGTCCAACTTGGCCGCCGCGAACTGCAGGTACTTCTCCTTCCCAGAGATCAAGAAGGCAACCAAGAGCTTCGACGAGTCACTCGTTATAGGAGTCGGAGGATTCGGGAAAGTCTACAAAGGAATCATCGACGAGGGAACTAAAGTGGCGATCAAGAGATCCAACCCTTCTTCGGAGCAAGGCGTGAACGAGTTCCAAACCGAGATCGAGATGCTCTCGAAGCTGAGGCACAAGCATTTGGTCTCCCTCATCGGCTTCTGCGAAGAGAACGGGGAGATGATCTTGGTTTACGACTACATGGGGCACGGCACTCTCAGGGAGCACATTTACAAGAGCAACAAGCCTCCCCTGTCGTGGAAGCAGAGGTTAGAGATATGCATCGGAGCTGCCCGAGGGCTTCACTACCTGCACACCGGCGCGAGGTACCCGATCATCCACAGAGACGTCAAGACCACCAACATTCTGGTGGACGAGAATTGGGTGGCCAAGGTTTCCGACTTTGGACTGTCGAAGACCGGCCCGACCATGAACCAGTCCCACGTCAGCACAGTGGTGAAGGGAAGCTTCGGCTACCTCGATCCAGAGTACTTCCGGCGGCAGCAATTGACCGACAAATCCGATGTCTATTCATTCGGCGTGGTTCTGTTCGAGGTGCTCTGCGCGAGGGCAGCGTTAAACCCCAGCCTTCCCAGGGAGCAGGTCAGCCTCGCTGACTGGGCGTTGCACTGCCAGAAGAAAGGAGTCCTCGGCGACATCGTCGATCCCCTTCTCGAAGGGAAGATCAGCCCGGAGTGCCTGAAGAAGTTCGCGGAGACGGCGGAGATGTGTCTCTTGGAGCACGGAGTCGACAGGCCTTCCATGGGCAGCGTGCTGTGGAACCTCGAGTATGCACTTCAGCTGCAAGAGAGCTTTGAGAGCGGGAACCCCGTCGCAGATGAGGGTGCCGTTAAGCCTGCATCGGCGGCCGGCGACGGCGACAGCTTTGTCGCAGGAAGTGGGACCGGCGAGGAGGCCGATGCCCTGACCACCACCGCCGTGTTCTCTCAGCTCGTTCATCCCACGGGGAGATAA
- the LOC122050754 gene encoding nicotianamine synthase 9-like gives MGGENEEGEMMLVQRISGIYERISKLGSLSPSEEVDGLFTELVHLCIPVVAIEVCELSPEVQAMRTKLIKLCGEAEGLLECHYSDLLASFDNPLDHLELFPYYNNYVKLSQLEYTLLARHAPAPARVAFVGSGPLPLSSIVLAARHVPASAQIDNYDVDAAANERARRLVRGDGGVPGGARLEFHTADVMDVTLALRGYDVVFLAALVGVEREEKARVVEHLARHMAPGAVLVARSAHGARAFLYPVVDPAEDLKGFEVLTVHHPADEVINSVIVARKPTHGGVHPPAPAVLRPCKRCGMVQGFHHLGHESII, from the coding sequence ATGGGAGGGGAAAACGAAGAAGGTGAGATGATGCTTGTTCAGAGGATCTCGGGGATCTATGAGAGGATCTCCAAGCTGGGGAGTCTGAGCCCATCCGAGGAGGTGGACGGGCTCTTCACTGAGCTGGTGCATTTGTGCATCCCTGTCGTCGCAATTGAAGTGTGCGAGCTGAGTCCGGAGGTGCAGGCCATGAGGACTAAGCTGATCAAGCTTTGCGGCGAGGCAGAGGGGCTCTTGGAGTGCCACTACTCCGATCTCTTGGCCTCCTTCGACAACCCTCTCGACCACTTGGAGCTCTTTCCCTACTACAACAATTATGTCAAGCTGAGCCAGCTCGAGTATACCCTCCTGGCGCGTCACGCTCCGGCGCCTGCCCGCGTGGCGTTCGTCGGCTCGGGGCCCCTGCCGCTGAGCTCCATCGTGCTCGCCGCGCGTCACGTGCCGGCGTCGGCGCAGATCGACAACTACGACGTCGACGCGGCGGCCAACGAGCGGGCGCGGCGCCTGGTGAGGGGGGACGGCGGTGTTCCTGGCGGCGCGCGGCTGGAGTTCCACACTGCGGACGTGATGGACGTGACGCTGGCGCTGCGGGGGTACGACGTGGTGTTCCTGGCGGCGCTCGTGGGCGTCGAGCGCGAGGAGAAGGCTCGGGTGGTCGAGCACCTGGCGCGCCACATGGCGCCGGGAGCCGTCCTCGTGGCGCGGAGCGCGCACGGGGCGAGGGCCTTCCTCTACCCGGTGGTGGACCCGGCGGAGGACCTCAAGGGCTTCGAGGTGTTGACGGTGCACCACCCGGCCGACGAGGTCATCAACTCGGTCATTGTCGCCAGGAAGCCAACGCACGGCGGGGTGCATCCGCCGGCGCCGGCGGTTCTGAGGCCCTGCAAGCGCTGCGGGATGGTGCAGGGGTTTCATCACTTAGGCCACGAAAGCATCATATAA